The following coding sequences are from one Pongo abelii isolate AG06213 chromosome 3, NHGRI_mPonAbe1-v2.0_pri, whole genome shotgun sequence window:
- the GNRHR gene encoding gonadotropin-releasing hormone receptor — protein sequence MANSASPEQNQNHCSAINNSIPLMQGSLPTLTLSGKIRVTVTFFLFLLSATFNASFLLKLQKWTQKKEKGKKLSRMKLLLKHLTLANLLETLIVMPLDGMWNITVQWYAGEFLCKVLSYLKLFSMYAPAFMMVVISLDRSLAITRPLALKSNSKLGQSMVGLAWILSSVFAGPQLYIFRMIHLADSSGQTKVFSQCVTHCSFPQWWHQAFYNFFTFSCLFIIPLLIMLICNAKIIFTLTRVLHQDPHELQLNQSKNNIPRARLKTLKMTVAFATSFTVCWTPYYVLGIWYWFDPEMLNRVSDPVNHFFFLFAFLNPCFDPLIYGYFSL from the exons ATGGCAAACAGTGCCTCTCCTGAACAGAATCAAAATCACTGTTCAGCCATCAACAACAGCATCCCACTGATGCAGGGCAGCCTCCCCACTCTGACCTTGTCTGGAAAGATCCGAGTGACGgttactttcttcctttttctactcTCTGCGACCTttaatgcttctttcttgttgAAACTTCAGAAGTGgacacagaagaaagagaaagggaaaaagctCTCAAGAATGAAGCTGCTCTTAAAACATCTGACCTTAGCCAACCTGTTGGAGACTCTGATTGTCATGCCACTGGATGGGATGTGGAACATTACAGTCCAATGGTATGCTGGAGAGTTCCTCTGCAAAGTTCTCAGTTATCTAAAGCTTTTCTCCATGTATGCCCCAGCCTTCATGATGGTGGTGATCAGCCTGGACCGCTCCCTGGCTATCACGAGGCCCCTAGCTTTGAAAAGCAACAGCAAACTCGGACAGTCCATGGTTGGCCTGGCCTGGATCCTTAGTAGTGTCTTTGCTGGACCACAG TTATACATCTTCAGGATGATTCATCTAGCAGACAGCTCCGGACAGACAAAAGTTTTCTCTCAATGTGTAACACACTGCAGTTTTCCACAATGGTGGCATCAAgcattttataactttttcaCCTTCAGCTGCCTCTTCATCATCCCTCTTCTCATCATGCTGATCTGCAATGCAAAAATCATCTTCACCCTGACACGGGTCCTTCATCAGGACCCCCATG AACTACAACTGAATCAGTCCAAGAACAATATACCAAGAGCACGGCTGAAGACTTTAAAAATGACGGTTGCATTTGCCACTTCATTTACTGTCTGCTGGACTCCCTACTATGTCCTAGGAATTTGGTATTGGTTTGATCCTGAAATGTTAAACAGGGTGTCAGACCCAGTAAAtcacttcttctttctctttgcctttttaaACCCATGCTTTGATCCACTTATCTATGGATATTTTTCTCTGTGA